The following proteins are encoded in a genomic region of Patagioenas fasciata isolate bPatFas1 chromosome 26, bPatFas1.hap1, whole genome shotgun sequence:
- the ADGRA2 gene encoding adhesion G protein-coupled receptor A2: MRRAAALVLLAAALSGGGAARSCPAQSLGCKCGTERPKAPGGPAAPRRRVVCTGGGLPAPPEPRLLPDGTATLLLSNNKITVLENGSFFGLQALEKLDLKNNLISTVQPGAFLGLPELKRLDLSNNRIGCLSASVFQGLPNLLRLNVSGNIFSSLPPGVFDELPSLKVVDFATEYLTCDCHLRWVLPWARGRSAQISERTVCVYPRELRAVPLRGTQDGQLRCAGAPELHTHHLIPSLRQVVFQGDRLPFQCTATYLDNSTQIRWYHNRQPVEGDERAGVIVEESLIHDCTFISSELILSNIHVSATGEWECAVSTAQGNVSKKVEIVVLETSASYCPAERVTNNRGDFRWPRTLAGITAYQPCLQHPFAAGPAGGGSAGGEKQAWRRCDRAGRWEEGDYSHCLYTNDITRVLYTFVLMPINASNALTLAHQLRVYTAEAANFSDMVDVLYVAQMIEKFIGYVDQIKQLPDVIVEMASNIMLVDDHILWMSQKEEKACSSIVRSLERIAARTLGSNAQHMAVNSRNIAFEAYVVKPESYVGLSCVAFQRRDGGLGGRPPPAERGAEPTPDQQLRLRCTTGRPNISLTSFHIKNSIALASIQLPPSLFASPVPAAPLADCKLQLLVFRNGKLFCSTGNSSRLADDGKRRSVATPVIYAGTYGCGVGNLSEPVAVSLRHPGEGADPVAAYWNFEVLGGMGGWSAEGCQLASREPNVTSLHCRHLSNVAVLMELSGFPSEAGGAGEVLHPAMYTCTAVLLLCLFTTIITYIVNHGTILIPRKGWHMLLNLCFHMAMTAAVFAGGITLTGYLIVCQAVGIILHYSSLSTLLWMAVTARVLYRDLTWKAPRQPDGDASQPAPRPMLRFYLIAGGIPLIICGITAAVNIHNYHDNNPYCWLVWRPSLGAFYVPVAFILLVTWIYFLCAALSLQCQPSHRKDVPEPLEPPPRLGTAGDLLTDSGSISVTLNSGPPCPEQDGVYSLQVQFWALVATHVLYVALWTFGALAVSQRWYLNIIFSCLYGVTAVALGLFIFTHHCVRRRDVLNSWFSCCPSYRNALPMQAYVHPGLAPGDGSQVFIGCDPELARSAASSSSSPSSAGSAGGRCKLTNLQLAQSLELDPAEGRTAGSARHASNLPGRRGHRGRTKPCRDGKHHRLKTLRGPSSELPSSESGSLHNSHSESYHSGRNSPGSGGRTAPRPPQDTEGGPSPSEGSDSGRRAPDLAAARRRRDNPRHSAAEREAKRRSYPLNLGSHNGGLKGSKYDMDLGSADGAAGMKTGLWKSETTV, encoded by the exons GCTGCTGAGTAACAACAAAATCACGGTGCTGGAGAACGGCTCTTTCTTCGGGCTGCAGGCTCTGGAGAAGCT GGACCTGAAGAACAACCTGATCAGCACAGTCCAGCCGGGCGCCTTCCTCGGCCTCCCTGAGCTGAAGCGCCT GGACCTCTCCAACAACCGCATCGGCTGCCTGAGCGCCAGTGTATTCCAGGGGCTCCCCAACCTCCTCCGGCT GAACGTGTCTGGGAACATCTTCTCCAGCCTTCCGCCTGGCGTCTTCGATGAGCTCCCCTCCCTGAAAGTCGT GGACTTTGCCACCGAGTACCTGACGTGCGACTGCCACCTGCGCTGGGTGCTGCCCTGGGCTCGCGGCCGCTCGGCGCAGATTTCGGAGCGGACGGTGTGCGTGTACCCCCGGGAGCTCCGCGCCGTGCCCCTGCGCGGCACGCAGGACGGCCAGCTCCGCTGCG CGGGTGCCCCGGAGCTGCACACCCACCACCTCATCCCGTCGCTGCGCCAGGTGGTTTTCCAGGGCGACCGGCTGCCCTTCCAGTGCACGGCCACCTACCTGGACAACAGCACCCAGATCCGCTGGTACCACAACCGGCAGCCCGTGGAGGGGGACGAGCGGGCCGGGGTGATCGTGGAGGAGAGCCTCATCCACGACTGCACCTTCATCAGCAG CGAGCTCATCCTGTCCAACATCCATGTCTCGGCCACCGGCGAGTGGGAGTGTGCCGTCTCCACCGCCCAGGGCAACGTCAGCAAGAAGGTGGAGATCGTGGTGCTGGAGACCTCCGCATCCTACTGCCCCGCCGAGCGTGTCACCAACAACCGCGGGGACTTCAG GTGGCCGCGCACCCTGGCCGGCATCACCGCGTACCAGCCGTGCCTGCAGCACCCGTTcgcggcggggccggccggggggggctctgccggcGGGGAGAAGCAGGCGTGGCGGCGCTGCGACCGCGCCGGGCGCTGGGAGGAGGGCGACTACTCGCACTGCCTCTACACCAACGACATCACCCGCGTCCTCTACACCTTCGTGCTG ATGCCCATCAACGCCTCCAACGCCCTGACCCTGGCTCACCAGCTCCGCGTCTACACTGCCGAGGCGGCCAACTTCTCGGACATGGTCGATGTCCTCTACGTGGCCCAGATGATTGAGAAGTTCATCGGCTACGTGGACCAGATCAAGCAG CTGCCGGACGTGATTGTTGAGATGGCCAGCAACATCATGCTGGTGGACGACCACATCCTGTGGATGTCGCAGAAGGAGGAGAAGGCTTGTTCCAGCATCGTGCGCTCCCTGGAGAGGATCGCGGCCCGCACGCTCGGCAGCAACGCCCAGCACATGGCGGTG AATTCCCGCAACATCGCATTCGAGGCGTACGTGGTGAAGCCCGAGAGCTACGTGGGGCTGAGCTGTGTGGCTTTCCAGCGGCGGGATGGGGGTCTGGGCGGGCGTCCCCCCCCGGCCGAGCGGGGCGCTGAGCCCACGCCCGACCAGCAGCTGCGGCTGCGCTGCACCACGGGACGGCCCAACATCTCCCTGACAAGCTTCCACATCAAG aacAGCATCGCCCTGGCCTCCATCCAGCTGCCCCCCAGCCTCTTCGCCAGCCCCGTCCCGGCCGCGCCGCTCGCCGACTGCAAACTGCAGCTGCTGGTTTTCCGCAACGGGAAACTCTTCTGCAGCACCGGGAACTCCTCCCGCCTGGCCGACGACGGCAAGCGCCGCAGCGTGGCCACCCCCGTCATCTACGCCGGGACCT ATGGCTGCGGAGTGGGGAACCTCTCGGAGCCGGTGGCCGTGTCCCTGCGGCACCCCGGGGAGGGCGCAGACCCCGTGGCCGCGTACTGGAACTTTGAGGtgctggggggcatggggggctggAGCGCTGAGGGCTGCCAGCTGGCATCGCGGGAGCCCAACGTCACCTCCCTGCACTGCCGCCACCTCAGCAACGTGGCCGTGCTCATG GAGCTGAGCGGTTTCCCCAGCGAGGCGGGGGGTGCCGGGGAGGTGCTACACCCCGCCATGTACACCTGCACGGccgtgctgctgctctgcctcttCACCACCATCATCACCTACATCGTCAACCACGG CACCATCCTCATCCCGCGCAAGGGCTGGCACATGCTGCTCAACCTCTGCTTCCACATGGCCATGACGGCCGCTGTCTTCGCGGGAGGCATCACCCTCACCGGGTACCTGATCGTCTGCCAGGCG GTCGGCATCATCCTGCACTACTCCTCGCTCTCCACGCTGCTGTGGATGGCGGTGACGGCCCGGGTGCTCTACAGGGACCTGACCTGGAAGGCGCCGCGGCAACCGGACGGGGACGCGTCCCAGCCGGCCCCCAGACCCATGCTCCG GTTCTACCTGATTGCCGGCGGGATCCCCCTCATCATCTGTGGCATCACCGCGGCCGTCAACATCCACAACTACCACGACAACAACCCCTA CTGCTGGCTGGTGTGGCGGCCCAGCCTGGGCGCTTTCTACGTCCCCGTGGCTTTCATCTTGCTGGTCACCTGGATTTACTTCCTCTGCGCTGCACTCAGCCTCCAGTGCCAGCCGTCGCACCGGAAAGATGTCCCCGAGCCGCTGGAGCCACCGCCGCGGCTGGGCACTGCCGGGGACCTCCTGACGGACTCCGGGTCCATCTCGGTGACACTGAACTCGGGGCCACCCTGTCCCGAGCAGGACGGTGTCTACTCTCTGCAGGTGCAATTCTGGGCGCTGGTGGCCACCCACGTCTTGTACGTGGCCCTGTGGACGTTCGGCGCCTTGGCCGTGTCCCAGCGCTGGTACCTGAACATCATCTTCAGCTGCCTCTACGGCGTCACCGCCGTGGCTCTGGGGCTCTTCATCTTCACCCACCACTGCGTCCGGCGCCGGGACGTCCTCAACTCCTGGTTCTCCTGCTGCCCGTCCTACAGGAACGCGCTGCCCATGCAGGCGTACGTGCACCCCGGGCTGGCGCCGGGGGACGGCTCGCAGGTCTTCATCGGCTGCGACCCGGAGCTGGCTCGCTccgcagcctcctcctcctcctcacccagcAGCGCAGGCTCAGCCGGTGGCCGCTGCAAACTCACCAACCTGCAGCTGGCCCAGAGCCTGGAGCTGGACCCGGCCGAGGGCAGGACCGCCGGCAGCGCCCGGCACGCCAGCAACCTCCCCGGCCGCCGCGGCCACCGCGGCAGAACTAAGCCGTGCCGCGACGGGAAGCATCACCGCTTGAAAACGCTGCGGGGCCCGTCCTCGGAGCTTCCCTCCAGCGAGAGCGGCAGCCTGCACAACAGCCACTCCGAGAGCTACCACAGCGGCAGGAACAGCCCCGGCAGCGGCGGCCGCACGGCCCCGCGGCCCCCCCAGGACACGgaggggggtcccagcccctcgGAAGGCAGCGACAGCGGCCGGCGGGCGCCCGACCTGGCCGCGGCTCGCCGGAGGAGGGACAACCCGCGGCACAGCGCTGCCGAGCGCGAGGCCAAGCGCCGCTCCTACCCGCTCAACCTGGGCAGCCACAACGGCGGCCTCAAGGGCAGCAAGTACGACATGGACCTGGGCAGCGCCGACGGCGCGGCTGGCATGAAGACTGGCCTCTGGAAGAGCGAAACCACCGTGTGA
- the BRF2 gene encoding transcription factor IIIB 50 kDa subunit — MAAPGRRCPGCGSAELLEDALYAQQQLVCAACGCVLAEGLLTTTYSDEEHCREVAYSQSTGQKEQLSRCVQQGIRRVQDLCKVLQLPTVFEETAVSYFQRAVQHPAFHLVSLEKKELLGGCCVFVTCRQHNWPLTMGTICSLLYAKQELFAGIFLSLQKELGLSVPALSLADLVTTHLNSFRLFQHSADVPAPFVEDKEKMVARTLQLVELAGETWLVTGRHPVPIVTAAAFLAWQSLRPGARLACPLARFCRAAGVDLPPPAHLRLKELLDILLRMASQLAWLRVFKLDKKTVVKHIGDLLQHRIFLLKNAFCVEEEEEQHAAAPGQGSPGSPCAVAPEKGCPEGNKRRREGGARPLLPPCLIQPRKRLRMAVPSATGSAVSGDEPISDSEIEQYLRSPEEIRAFSKAKGWP; from the exons ATGGCGGCCCCGGGCCGGCGCTGCCCGGGCTGCGGCTCCGCGGAGCTGCTGGAGGACGCGCTGTACGCGCAGCAGCAGTTGGTCTGCGCCGCCTGCGGCTGCGTGCTGGCCGAGGGGCTGCTCACCACCACCTACAGCGACGAGGAGCACTGCAGGG AGGTGGCGTATTCCCAGAGCACCGGCCAGAAGGAGCAGCTGAGCCGCTGCGTGCAGCAAG GGATCAGACGTGTCCAGGATCTCTGTAAAGTCCTGCAGCTCCCGACAGTGTTCGAGGAGACGGCCGTGTCCTACTTCCAGAGAGCCGTGCAGCACCCGGCCTTCCACctggtcagcctggagaagaaggagctCCTGGGCGGCTGCTGCGTCTTCGTGACTTGTCGGCAGCACAACTGGCCCCTGACCATGGGGACGATCTGCTCCCTCCTGTATGCGAAGCAGGAGCTGTTTGCCGGCATCTTCCTCAGCCtgcagaaggagctggggctgtcgGTGCCGGCGCTGAGCCTGGCTGATCTGGTGACGACGCACCTGAACAG TTTTCGGCTGTTCCAGCACTCGGCTGACGTCCCCGCCCCGTTCGTGGAGGACAAGGAGAAGATGGTGGCCCGGACGCTGCAGCTGGTGGAGCTGGCCGGCGAGACGTGGCTGGTCACCGGCCGCCACCCCGTCCCCATCGTCACGGCCGCGGCTTTCCTGGCGTGGCAGTCGCTGCGGCCGGGCGCCCGCCTGGCCTGCCCCTTGGCGCGGTTCTGCAGGGCGGCGGGGGTCGACCTGCCGCCCCCGGCGCACCTGCGGCTGAAGGAGCTTCTGGACATCCTGCTGCGAATGGCCTCGCAGCTCGCCTGGCTCAGGGTCTTCAAGCTGGACAAGAAAACCGTGGTCAAGCACATCGGGGACCTGCTGCAGCACCGCATTTTCCTGCTGAAAAACGCCTTCTgcgtggaggaggaagaggagcagcacgCTGCGGCCCCGGGCCAGGGCTCCCCCGGCTCTCCGTGTGCTGTGGCGCCGGAGAAGGGCTGTCCCGAGGGGAATAAACGCCGGCGGGAGGGCGGCGCGAGGCCGCTGCTGCCACCCTGCCTCATCCAGCCCAGGAAGCGGCTGCGGATGGCAGTCCCCAGCGCCACGGGCTCGGCCGTCAGCGGGGATGAGCCCATCTCCGACAGCGAGATCGAGCAGTACCTGCGCAGCCCCGAGGAGATCCGCGCCTTCAGCAAGGCCAAGGGCTGGCCCTGA
- the RAB11FIP1 gene encoding rab11 family-interacting protein 1 isoform X2, protein MSGLAPAWVPTHVQVTVLRARGLRAKAAAGGGGSDAYTVMALGRDKFSTSVAERCQGQPVWREEATFELPPPARPAALRLTVLHRALVGLDKFLGRAEVDLAALRADGGRRHSRWYKLRSKPGKKEKERGEIEVDIQFMRSNMTASMFDLSAKDKPRSPFGKLKDKLKGKRSSGFSDTASEIVPSATHSPADSEDEAAEKEKEKKKSKLKTLFSKPGLQKTSLSQSMSVLPTLQPVTTRVRLHPRDFHPHWDDEDPEASPTSEQAFGNALEEKSSPAPSPVFKTRKMATLDSRQLNQGGAGHPKKEGLSLFSGLKSKGDPVSKSSLCINGSHVYMEESTGKDSTPASSPSPRNLRRKQLCASAENLSARPTRAPEEAGGASPGHAFSGSASLETFKSMTLPSYKLLSSEEHLETSIPPSTEVVREPRKTDHKKSALLSLVTGKKEAAKITDAENIPNRTLRDEENKVPEEESEQEAERPEPPAGLSSGDPSGAAHHADDAFAEKHPLNPFEEERKPDRAAAPTKTRAVKPRLHPVKPMNTTANKSQTKNLNVISTMSEKLLEMNVKKYDPSDPAYAYAQLTHDELIQLVLKQKDTISRKDVQVRELEDYIDNLLVRVMEETPNILRVATSANKKAGKM, encoded by the exons ATGTCGGGCCTGGCCCCGGCCTGGGTGCCCACCCACGTGCAGGTGACGGTGCTGCgggcgcgggggctgcgggccaaggcggcggcgggcggcggcggcagcgatgCCTACACCGTGATGGCGCTGGGCCGCGACAAGTTCTCCACGTCGGTGGCGGAGCGGTGCCAGGGCCAGCCCGTGTGGCGGGAGGAGGCCACGTTCGAGCTGCCGCCGCCGGCGCGGCCCGCCGCCCTGCGCCTCACCGTGCTGCACCGCGCCCTCGTGGGGCTCGACAAGTTCCTGGGCCGCGCCGAGGTGGACCTGGCCGCCCTGAGGGCCGACGGCGGGCGGCGGCACTCCAG GTGGTACAAGCTCCGCTCCAAGCcagggaagaaagagaaggagagaggggaGATCGAAGTGGACATCCAGTTCATGAGGAGCAACATGACCGCCAGCATGTTCGACCTGTCCGCCAAGGACAAGCCTCGCTCGCCCTTCGGGAAGCTCAAGGACAAGCTCAAGGGGAAGAGGAGCAGCGGCTTTTCCGACACGGCGTCGGAGATCGTGCCCAGCGCCACGCACTCCCCGGCCGACAGCGAGGACGAGGCGGccgagaaggagaaggagaagaagaaatccaagCTGAAAACGCTGTTCTCCAAGCCCGGGCTGCAGAAGACGTCGCTGTCGCAGTCCATGTCCGTCCTGCCCACGCTGCAGCCCGTCACCACCAGGGTCCGCCTGCATCCCCGCGACTTCCACCCGCACTGGGACGACGAGGACCCCGAGGCCTCCCCGACCTCGGAAC aagcCTTCGGAAATGCCCTGGAAGAGAAGtcctctcctgctccttctcccgTGTTTAAAACTCGTAAAATGGCAACTTTGGACAGCAGGCAGCTGAACCAAGGAGGCGCCGGCCACCCCAAGAAAGAAGGGCTGTCTTTGTTCAGTGGCCTTAAATCCAAAGGCGATCCCGTTTCCAAGTCCAGCCTGTGCATCAACGGCAGCCACGTTTACATGGAGGAGAGCACGGGCAAGGACAGCACTCCAGCCTCTTCCCCCTCTCCTCGCAACCTGAGGAGGAAGCAGCTCTGTGCGTCAGCAGAGAACCTGTCTGCCAGACCCACCAGAGCGCCCGAGGAGGCGGGGGGAGCGTCTCCCGGCCATGCCTTCTCTGGCTCGGCATCCCTGGAGACCTTTAAATCCATGACTCTGCCGTCGTACAAACTGCTCAGCAGTGAAGAACACCTGGAAACCAGCATTCCTCCCAGCACCGAGGTTGTTAGAGAGCCCAGGAAAACGGACCACAAGAAGTCTGCCTTGCTCTCTCTGGTCACGGGGAAGAAGGAAGCAGCCAAGATCACCGATGCTGAGAATATTCCCAACAGGACCCTGCGGGATGAGGAAAACAAAGTTCCGGAGGAGGAGAGTGAGCAAGAGGCCGAACGTCCGGAACCTCCAGCAGGTTTAAGCAGCGGGGACCCTTCTGGAGCCGCGCACCACGCAGACGACGCCTTTGCAGAGAAACACCCGCTCAACCCTTTCGAGGAGGAACGGAAACCTGACCGAGCTGCTGCGCCCACAAAGACCAGAGCTGTCAAGCCCAG GCTCCATCCCGTGAAGCCGATGAACACCACAGCGAACAAGTCGCAAACTAAAAACCTGAACGTCATCAGCACGATGAGCGAAAAGCTGCTGGAGATGAACGTGAAG aAATACGACCCTTCGGATCCCGCCTACGCGTACGCGCAGCTGACGCACGACGAGCTGATCCAGCTGGTGCTGAAGCAGAAGGACACGATCAGCAGGAAGGACGTGCAGGTGCGGGAGCTGGAGGATTACATCGACAACCTGCTGGTGCGCGTCATGGAGGAGACCCCCAACATCCTGCGCGTCGCCACGTCCGCCAACAAAAAAGCCGGGAAGATGTAG
- the RAB11FIP1 gene encoding rab11 family-interacting protein 1 isoform X1, which translates to MSGLAPAWVPTHVQVTVLRARGLRAKAAAGGGGSDAYTVMALGRDKFSTSVAERCQGQPVWREEATFELPPPARPAALRLTVLHRALVGLDKFLGRAEVDLAALRADGGRRHSRWYKLRSKPGKKEKERGEIEVDIQFMRSNMTASMFDLSAKDKPRSPFGKLKDKLKGKRSSGFSDTASEIVPSATHSPADSEDEAAEKEKEKKKSKLKTLFSKPGLQKTSLSQSMSVLPTLQPVTTRVRLHPRDFHPHWDDEDPEASPTSEQAFGNALEEKSSPAPSPVFKTRKMATLDSRQLNQGGAGHPKKEGLSLFSGLKSKGDPVSKSSLCINGSHVYMEESTGKDSTPASSPSPRNLRRKQLCASAENLSARPTRAPEEAGGASPGHAFSGSASLETFKSMTLPSYKLLSSEEHLETSIPPSTEVVREPRKTDHKKSALLSLVTGKKEAAKITDAENIPNRTLRDEENKVPEEESEQEAERPEPPAGLSSGDPSGAAHHADDAFAEKHPLNPFEEERKPDRAAAPTKTRAVKPRPGVTSEEETQATLPALAPDSLPAFLSVHRTSGDNNPFISKTVQVPGSENITSSPAPATSPPPVASELSNGKNPFAPERDRAFAAPDAEGFPHFPSPHLPTASVPKAPFPRELSGRGNNPFAGEWGQSPWGQGPALPSERRFGDNNPFVPKPGREAGAPGFKAVAGSSPLCLPAGQSCSLAELGRAGRDALGSSADAAVTHNVPTMSHPPGSPSRSPGLAPEQRGSAGLQAEGSSVRREAGDRSVCEVGGAVGEGSVTPQPPPRLAVPLNERTLGSGAAQLGADVPSSGHGVKPAPGLPVPDDKAPDARGCLPQSGSSEAVAPPVMLRDDSNNRLLKNKVDDDLFDCLTNLKSAIPVTADHGPKLVGLPVIPEGGSDDELLGDCQENHGDKSLSETDKGSLDLMLEPTESSVAAQAAPGGGGGGGEGGGGRAPGAGKLSEPPARVDVHGVSATDSGSGVTSCSRERNSYLEKQELKIEAGAEERAERDFFEPSASSSSLSNPSQPCSSSRPLLSDTPSHRAESPKKPTAEGFADKAGNSGEKKLLQARVSPSDASPAQGQRGGEPASPKHRLHPVKPMNTTANKSQTKNLNVISTMSEKLLEMNVKKYDPSDPAYAYAQLTHDELIQLVLKQKDTISRKDVQVRELEDYIDNLLVRVMEETPNILRVATSANKKAGKM; encoded by the exons ATGTCGGGCCTGGCCCCGGCCTGGGTGCCCACCCACGTGCAGGTGACGGTGCTGCgggcgcgggggctgcgggccaaggcggcggcgggcggcggcggcagcgatgCCTACACCGTGATGGCGCTGGGCCGCGACAAGTTCTCCACGTCGGTGGCGGAGCGGTGCCAGGGCCAGCCCGTGTGGCGGGAGGAGGCCACGTTCGAGCTGCCGCCGCCGGCGCGGCCCGCCGCCCTGCGCCTCACCGTGCTGCACCGCGCCCTCGTGGGGCTCGACAAGTTCCTGGGCCGCGCCGAGGTGGACCTGGCCGCCCTGAGGGCCGACGGCGGGCGGCGGCACTCCAG GTGGTACAAGCTCCGCTCCAAGCcagggaagaaagagaaggagagaggggaGATCGAAGTGGACATCCAGTTCATGAGGAGCAACATGACCGCCAGCATGTTCGACCTGTCCGCCAAGGACAAGCCTCGCTCGCCCTTCGGGAAGCTCAAGGACAAGCTCAAGGGGAAGAGGAGCAGCGGCTTTTCCGACACGGCGTCGGAGATCGTGCCCAGCGCCACGCACTCCCCGGCCGACAGCGAGGACGAGGCGGccgagaaggagaaggagaagaagaaatccaagCTGAAAACGCTGTTCTCCAAGCCCGGGCTGCAGAAGACGTCGCTGTCGCAGTCCATGTCCGTCCTGCCCACGCTGCAGCCCGTCACCACCAGGGTCCGCCTGCATCCCCGCGACTTCCACCCGCACTGGGACGACGAGGACCCCGAGGCCTCCCCGACCTCGGAAC aagcCTTCGGAAATGCCCTGGAAGAGAAGtcctctcctgctccttctcccgTGTTTAAAACTCGTAAAATGGCAACTTTGGACAGCAGGCAGCTGAACCAAGGAGGCGCCGGCCACCCCAAGAAAGAAGGGCTGTCTTTGTTCAGTGGCCTTAAATCCAAAGGCGATCCCGTTTCCAAGTCCAGCCTGTGCATCAACGGCAGCCACGTTTACATGGAGGAGAGCACGGGCAAGGACAGCACTCCAGCCTCTTCCCCCTCTCCTCGCAACCTGAGGAGGAAGCAGCTCTGTGCGTCAGCAGAGAACCTGTCTGCCAGACCCACCAGAGCGCCCGAGGAGGCGGGGGGAGCGTCTCCCGGCCATGCCTTCTCTGGCTCGGCATCCCTGGAGACCTTTAAATCCATGACTCTGCCGTCGTACAAACTGCTCAGCAGTGAAGAACACCTGGAAACCAGCATTCCTCCCAGCACCGAGGTTGTTAGAGAGCCCAGGAAAACGGACCACAAGAAGTCTGCCTTGCTCTCTCTGGTCACGGGGAAGAAGGAAGCAGCCAAGATCACCGATGCTGAGAATATTCCCAACAGGACCCTGCGGGATGAGGAAAACAAAGTTCCGGAGGAGGAGAGTGAGCAAGAGGCCGAACGTCCGGAACCTCCAGCAGGTTTAAGCAGCGGGGACCCTTCTGGAGCCGCGCACCACGCAGACGACGCCTTTGCAGAGAAACACCCGCTCAACCCTTTCGAGGAGGAACGGAAACCTGACCGAGCTGCTGCGCCCACAAAGACCAGAGCTGTCAAGCCCAG ACCGGGCGTGACTTCAGAGGAGGAAACCCAAGCCACGCTTCCTGCTCTTGCACCTGATTCCCTGCCTGCCTTTCTCTCTGTGCACCGCACCAGCGGTGACAATAATCCTTTCATTTCTAAAACGGTCCAAGTGCCAGGCTCTGAAAACATTACAAGCTCTCCTGCACCTGCTacttctcctcctcctgttgCCTCAGAGCTTTCAAATGGCAAGAACCCCTTTGCTCCCGAGCGGGACAgggcatttgcagctccagatGCTGAAGGTTTCCCCCATTTTCCTTCGCCCCACCTCCCCACAGCCTCCGTTCCCAAAGCGCCTTTCCCCCGGGAGCTCTCTGGTCGTGGCAATAACCCTTTTGCTGGTGAGTGGGGGCAGAGCCCGTGGGGCCAGGGTCCTGCTCTTCCCTCCGAGCGCCGTTTTGGTGACAATAACCCCTTTGTACCCAAGCCTGGGCGGGAGGCAGGTGCGCCGGGTTTCAAAGCTGTCGCTGGTTCTTCCCCTCTGTGCCTCCCCGCTGGTCAAAGCTGTTCCTTGGCAGAGCTGGGACGTGCTGGTCGCGATGCTTTGGGGAGCTCTGCAGATGCGGCTGTAACTCATAatgtccccaccatgtcacaCCCCCCGGGCAGCCCTTCCCGCAGCCCTGGGCTGGCTCCAGAGCAGCGCGGTTCTGCTGGGCTCCAGGCTGAGGGTTCTTCAGTGAGAAGGGAGGCAGGTGACAGGTCCGTGTGCGAGGTGGGGGGGGCTGTCGGGGAGGGCTCTGTCACCCCACagccgccaccacgcctggctgtgCCGCTGAACGAGCGCACACTGGGTTCTGGGGCTGCGCAGTTGGGTGCTGATGTTCCTTCTTCAGGCCACGGTGTCAAACCTGCGCCTGGGCTGCCGGTACCTGACGACAAAGCCCCCGACGCTCGCGGGTGCCTCCCCCAGAGCGGCTCATCAGAGGCCGTCGCTCCGCCGGTGATGCTCAGAGATGACAGCAATAAtaggcttttaaaaaacaaagttgaTGACGATTTGTTTGACTGTCTTACAAACCTGAAGTCTGCTATTCCCGTTACTGCGGACCACGGCCCCAAACTGGTCGGTCTCCCGGTTATTCCGGAGGGCGGCTCCGATGACGAGCTGCTGGGCGACTGTCAGGAGAACCACGGCGATAAAAGCCTTTCAGAGACTGACAAGGGGTCCCTGGATTTAATGCTGGAGCCCACTGAGAGCTCTGTGGCAGCCCAGGCCGCCcccggcggaggaggaggaggaggagaaggaggaggaggaagggctccTGGTGCTGGCAAGCTGAGCGAGCCGCCCGCCAGGGTCGATGTTCACGGTGTCAGTGCGACTGACTCAGGCTCAGGTGTGACGTCTTGTTCCAGGGAGCGTAATAGTTATTTGGAGAAACAAGAACTGAAAATAGAGGCAGGTGCTGAGGAGCGTGCAGAGCGTGACTTCTTTGAGCCttctgcttcctcttcctccttgtcaaatccttcccagccctgctcttCCTCTCGTCCCCTTCTCTCTGACACCCCAAGTCATAGAGCAGAGTCTCCGAAAAAGCCAACAGCCGAGGGCTTCGCAGATAAAGCAGGAAATTCTGGCGAGAAGAAGCTCCTTCAGGCGCGGGTTTCACCCTCTGACGCATCCCCTGCCCAGGGGCAGCGGGGCGGTGAACCCGCGTCTCCCAAGCACAG GCTCCATCCCGTGAAGCCGATGAACACCACAGCGAACAAGTCGCAAACTAAAAACCTGAACGTCATCAGCACGATGAGCGAAAAGCTGCTGGAGATGAACGTGAAG aAATACGACCCTTCGGATCCCGCCTACGCGTACGCGCAGCTGACGCACGACGAGCTGATCCAGCTGGTGCTGAAGCAGAAGGACACGATCAGCAGGAAGGACGTGCAGGTGCGGGAGCTGGAGGATTACATCGACAACCTGCTGGTGCGCGTCATGGAGGAGACCCCCAACATCCTGCGCGTCGCCACGTCCGCCAACAAAAAAGCCGGGAAGATGTAG